The Williamwhitmania taraxaci genome includes a window with the following:
- a CDS encoding deoxyribodipyrimidine photo-lyase: MVLPGRIKLEKHGVEGSGPVVYWMSRDQRMEDNWALIYSLELSKQRDSYAIVIFCLTPDFSETINRTLKFMVDGLKVVFRNLINKNIPVYLLQGDPTTVIPPFIKQMNASILVTDFDPLLTKRQWKTSVGETLSAPIITVDSHNIVPCSIASPKQEFGAYTLRPKINKLLNDYLQDFPTIPLQKTTGSGRFPEPIWPTIPDSNENIPPINWIKPGEQAAAIHLQKFIANKLNGYAEKRNHPELNWLSNLSPYLHFGQISAQRVALEVIKSDTDPEDKGAFLEELIVRRELSDNYCFYNPNYNTFEGFPAWAKISHNLHRNDEREYIYTQETFEQALTHDKLWNAAQKELTRTGKMHGYLRMYWAKKILEWTTSPEEAQSIAIYLNDKYSLDGSDPNGYAGIAWSIGGLHDRAWFERSTFGKIRYMNSNGAKRKFDVEKYIANNESE, translated from the coding sequence ATGGTACTTCCAGGAAGAATTAAATTAGAGAAGCATGGAGTAGAAGGCTCGGGGCCGGTAGTTTACTGGATGAGTAGAGACCAAAGGATGGAAGATAATTGGGCACTGATCTATAGTTTGGAACTATCAAAACAAAGGGATTCATATGCAATAGTAATATTCTGCCTTACCCCCGACTTTTCTGAGACGATTAACCGCACGCTTAAGTTCATGGTTGATGGACTAAAGGTTGTATTTAGAAATCTCATCAACAAAAATATACCAGTTTATCTTTTGCAAGGCGACCCAACGACAGTTATCCCTCCATTTATTAAACAGATGAATGCATCAATACTAGTCACCGATTTCGATCCTTTACTTACCAAGCGACAATGGAAAACATCAGTGGGTGAAACCCTATCGGCGCCAATTATTACGGTGGATTCCCACAATATTGTTCCCTGCAGCATAGCATCCCCAAAACAGGAATTTGGAGCCTATACTTTGCGCCCTAAAATCAATAAGTTACTGAACGACTACCTGCAAGATTTCCCAACCATTCCATTACAAAAAACGACAGGGAGTGGCCGCTTCCCAGAGCCAATATGGCCAACTATCCCAGATAGCAATGAGAATATCCCACCAATAAACTGGATCAAACCGGGAGAACAAGCAGCTGCGATTCATCTCCAAAAGTTTATAGCAAACAAACTGAATGGTTATGCAGAAAAAAGAAACCACCCCGAGCTTAATTGGCTTTCAAATCTATCACCCTACCTCCACTTTGGACAAATATCAGCCCAGCGTGTTGCGCTCGAAGTTATAAAATCAGATACTGACCCAGAAGACAAAGGAGCGTTTCTTGAAGAGTTAATTGTTCGCCGGGAACTATCGGACAACTACTGCTTCTACAACCCAAACTACAACACATTTGAAGGCTTTCCAGCATGGGCAAAGATAAGCCATAACCTACACCGGAACGATGAGCGGGAGTATATCTACACCCAAGAAACATTTGAGCAGGCATTAACACACGACAAACTTTGGAATGCGGCACAAAAAGAGTTGACAAGGACAGGTAAAATGCACGGCTACCTGCGCATGTATTGGGCAAAAAAAATTCTGGAGTGGACAACTTCCCCAGAAGAGGCCCAATCAATTGCCATATATCTAAACGACAAATATTCCCTCGATGGCAGTGATCCAAACGGCTATGCTGGTATTGCTTGGTCCATTGGTGGATTACACGACCGGGCTTGGTTCGAACGATCTACATTTGGAAAGATAAGATACATGAATAGTAATGGAGCCAAACGAAAATTCGATGTTGAAAAATACATTGCCAATAATGAATCCGAATAG
- a CDS encoding alkaline phosphatase family protein — protein MKTNYILPLLFGVLLFATNPAATQTIEKPVVLVISMDGFRWDYARNAVTPTLDSIAKLGVTGIIKPSFPSKTFPNHYTLATGLTPNSHGLLFNSFYASDLGVKYNGYKIESVQDARFYGGEPIWNTAQRQGLKSFVFFWVGSEAPINGMRPTKWFPYDEEIPYNNRVDSVVKWLSYPTTTRPNLVMLYNHEPDGQGHKFGPISAETTAEVERIDSSLAYLFSLLRKSGLNDKINIIITTDHGMCPTPSERYIDLSNLIPKEKLDNWHGESPVLNFNLKNETDTALFTAINATNGLKVYAKGKLPTRLGFGSNVRIMDYVMIADSAYSFGWGTKKGKYGNGNHGYDPSITDMQGIFYAIGPNFKQNKDIGLFENTDLYNLMARLLGVIPSKNDGNANTFNAVINK, from the coding sequence GTGAAAACAAATTACATTCTACCACTCTTATTTGGAGTCCTCCTTTTTGCAACTAATCCGGCTGCAACCCAAACAATAGAAAAGCCAGTAGTGCTAGTAATTTCAATGGATGGTTTCCGCTGGGACTATGCAAGAAATGCCGTAACTCCAACTCTCGATTCAATTGCGAAGCTCGGGGTTACCGGAATAATAAAACCATCATTCCCAAGCAAAACATTCCCGAACCACTATACTCTTGCAACGGGGCTAACACCAAACTCACACGGATTACTGTTCAACTCGTTCTATGCATCGGACTTGGGTGTAAAATATAATGGATACAAAATCGAATCAGTTCAGGATGCCCGGTTTTATGGAGGAGAACCAATATGGAATACAGCGCAAAGACAGGGATTAAAAAGCTTCGTCTTCTTTTGGGTAGGTTCAGAGGCCCCAATCAACGGCATGAGGCCAACAAAATGGTTTCCATACGATGAGGAGATTCCCTACAATAATAGAGTTGACTCAGTAGTCAAATGGCTTTCCTACCCTACAACAACAAGGCCTAACTTGGTAATGCTCTATAATCATGAACCCGATGGACAAGGGCATAAGTTCGGACCAATTTCGGCAGAAACGACAGCCGAGGTAGAGCGAATTGACTCCAGCTTGGCTTACCTCTTTTCGCTGTTGAGAAAAAGTGGGTTAAACGACAAAATTAATATCATTATCACGACCGATCATGGGATGTGTCCAACACCTAGTGAGCGCTACATTGATCTAAGCAACCTAATTCCGAAAGAAAAATTGGATAATTGGCACGGCGAATCGCCCGTTCTAAACTTCAACCTAAAAAACGAAACTGACACTGCACTATTTACAGCGATTAATGCAACAAACGGATTGAAAGTCTACGCTAAAGGTAAACTACCAACAAGGCTAGGATTTGGATCCAATGTTAGGATTATGGATTATGTAATGATTGCCGATTCGGCGTATAGTTTTGGATGGGGAACAAAAAAAGGGAAATACGGCAACGGTAATCATGGATACGACCCTTCCATTACCGACATGCAGGGAATATTTTATGCCATTGGGCCCAACTTTAAGCAAAACAAAGACATTGGTCTATTCGAAAATACTGACCTCTATAACTTAATGGCGAGGCTACTCGGAGTAATACCATCGAAAAACGATGGAAATGCGAATACATTTAATGCAGTAATCAACAAATAG
- a CDS encoding WbqC family protein, whose amino-acid sequence MVAPPSNIILSTAYLPPIQSFAWLVECNTLLIEQHENYVKQTYRNRCTILSANGPINLTIPTIKRSGEKVSIREVEIEYVTPWQKNHWKALESAYQNSPYFEHIADDLIPLYNKKTKYLFDLNQSLMEVILSFLEIKPSIELTQNYNTNYPDTMLDLRESISPKVDPHEDNVFSPKPYYQVFRHKGAFVPNLSIIDLVCNEGLLSLEILEDSIKKDAHQR is encoded by the coding sequence ATGGTGGCACCCCCCTCCAACATTATCCTTTCAACAGCATACCTGCCCCCTATCCAAAGTTTTGCGTGGTTAGTGGAATGTAACACCCTATTAATAGAACAGCATGAGAATTACGTAAAACAGACTTACCGTAACCGCTGCACTATTCTATCTGCCAACGGACCTATAAACCTAACCATCCCAACTATTAAACGAAGTGGCGAAAAAGTATCCATCAGGGAAGTAGAAATTGAATACGTCACCCCATGGCAGAAAAATCATTGGAAAGCACTAGAATCGGCTTACCAGAACTCACCCTACTTCGAACACATTGCTGATGATTTAATACCTCTCTACAACAAAAAAACCAAATACCTCTTCGACCTAAATCAGAGCCTCATGGAGGTCATACTCTCCTTTTTGGAAATTAAGCCCTCCATAGAATTAACCCAAAACTATAACACCAACTATCCTGATACGATGCTGGATTTAAGAGAATCCATTTCACCAAAAGTAGATCCACATGAGGATAATGTCTTTTCACCGAAACCCTACTATCAAGTATTCAGACACAAGGGTGCCTTTGTACCAAACCTTAGCATTATAGACTTAGTATGCAACGAGGGACTCCTCTCACTAGAGATTCTTGAAGATTCCATAAAAAAAGACGCCCACCAGCGTTAA
- a CDS encoding OmpP1/FadL family transporter, which yields MKHILSVVALLISLNSWGQDISDVYRYSSNVYSGTARFSGMAGSIGALGGDFSAVSINPAGLGVYRSNDFSFTPNLNFNRSNSSYQGQVGSDNTFNLGISNIGLALTFSNPVRQEDIGIVSFNFGIGYNKLRDFNSSVTTSGVDVASITDVFLEATKRVPYADRNSLSKENSPFANYNSSYWGLIMAWNNFIIDADATGYISHLANNDIVFQNRLITTSGSQGEYALSFAGNVADKFYFGGTLGIQDLYYKNKTDYSEAAVDGNTGEFQDLNYKQIFETIGSGYNFKLGMIIKPIHSLRIGVAFHTPTFFNLKDRFSSSMDTHVYDVNTLKGYSMDSPLGEYDYNMVTPYKFVASLGYILLDKIAMNIDYEYVDYTVMRLRSGGQSNSFKAENDQISAMVESSSNYRFGAEYHEGIFFLRGGYAYYGSPYKQGYLNSNSNTQVFAGGVGLRTGTFYTDFTYSKTRFTDENFLYNGSEGVVNDKHSQNQFILTFGYKF from the coding sequence ATGAAACATATATTAAGTGTAGTTGCTCTCCTCATTTCGCTGAATTCGTGGGGGCAGGATATATCGGATGTTTACCGCTACTCCAGTAATGTCTATTCTGGTACGGCTAGGTTTTCTGGAATGGCGGGTTCTATTGGGGCTTTAGGTGGCGATTTTTCTGCTGTGAGTATTAACCCTGCTGGATTGGGTGTTTATAGGTCAAATGACTTCTCTTTCACTCCTAACTTAAATTTCAATAGAAGCAATTCTTCATATCAAGGTCAGGTGGGAAGCGATAATACCTTTAATCTTGGCATTTCGAATATCGGATTAGCCTTGACTTTTAGCAACCCAGTTCGACAAGAAGATATTGGGATTGTTAGTTTTAATTTTGGAATTGGATACAATAAGTTGCGTGATTTTAATTCGAGTGTAACAACTTCTGGGGTCGATGTGGCATCAATAACTGATGTGTTTTTGGAAGCAACCAAACGCGTGCCTTACGCAGACCGCAATAGCCTCTCAAAAGAAAACTCTCCCTTTGCTAACTATAATTCAAGTTATTGGGGGCTGATTATGGCTTGGAATAATTTTATAATTGATGCTGATGCTACTGGATATATTTCTCATCTGGCTAATAATGATATTGTTTTTCAGAATAGATTGATTACGACCTCTGGATCGCAAGGGGAATACGCTCTTTCTTTTGCTGGTAACGTAGCAGATAAGTTTTATTTTGGAGGTACACTGGGCATTCAGGATTTGTATTATAAAAATAAGACCGATTATTCGGAGGCTGCTGTTGATGGGAATACGGGTGAGTTCCAAGATTTAAATTACAAGCAAATATTCGAGACAATAGGTTCGGGCTATAATTTTAAATTGGGAATGATTATTAAACCTATCCATAGTTTACGTATTGGAGTTGCTTTTCATACTCCGACTTTTTTCAACTTAAAGGATCGATTTAGTTCTTCTATGGACACGCATGTGTATGATGTGAATACTCTTAAGGGATACAGTATGGATTCTCCTTTAGGCGAGTACGATTACAACATGGTTACTCCTTATAAGTTTGTAGCAAGTTTGGGTTATATCTTACTCGATAAAATTGCGATGAATATTGATTATGAGTATGTTGATTATACGGTAATGCGGCTTCGTAGTGGTGGTCAATCAAATAGTTTTAAAGCGGAGAATGACCAAATCTCAGCGATGGTTGAATCTTCATCAAACTATAGATTTGGAGCTGAATATCATGAGGGTATTTTCTTTTTGCGCGGAGGTTATGCTTACTATGGGAGTCCTTATAAGCAAGGCTATTTAAATAGCAATTCGAATACTCAGGTTTTTGCTGGTGGTGTTGGCCTCAGAACGGGAACGTTTTATACAGATTTTACTTATAGTAAAACCCGCTTCACAGATGAGAATTTTTTATACAATGGAAGTGAGGGTGTTGTGAATGATAAACATAGCCAAAACCAGTTTATCCTGACCTTCGGTTATAAGTTCTAA
- the proS gene encoding proline--tRNA ligase codes for MAKELKELTNRDENYSQWYNDLVIKADLAENSAVKGCMVIKPYGYAIWEKMQQALDQMFKETGHVNAYFPLLIPKSFLSKEAQHVEGFAKECAVVTHYRLKASPDGKGVVVDPDAKLEEELIIRPTSETIIWSTYKNWIKSYRDLPILCNQWANVVRWEMRTRLFLRTTEFLWQEGHTAHALQSEAIEETKKMIDIYANFAEKWMSMPVIKGVKSESERFAGAVETYTIEALMQDGKALQSGTSHFLGQNFAKAFDVTYTSKEGKLEHVWASSWGVSTRLIGALIMAHSDNNGLILPPKLAPIQVVIVPIYKSEEELAMISERVSGIKAQLISKGISVKYDDRDNLKPGFKFAEYELKGVPIRLAMGPRDYQNSTIELARRDTLTKQVVSVDGIAETVANLLEEIQENIYTKALRFRAENTTTVDNYDEFKELLDDKGGFFLAHWDGTAETEQRIKEETKATIRCIPLDAPEEEGKCMYSGKPSSRRVIFARAY; via the coding sequence ATGGCAAAAGAACTTAAAGAACTAACCAACAGGGACGAGAATTACTCCCAGTGGTATAACGACCTTGTAATAAAAGCCGACCTTGCAGAAAATAGTGCAGTAAAAGGTTGCATGGTAATTAAGCCTTACGGTTACGCCATTTGGGAAAAAATGCAGCAAGCATTGGACCAGATGTTTAAAGAAACCGGTCACGTAAATGCATACTTCCCCCTTCTGATTCCCAAGTCATTCCTCAGTAAGGAAGCGCAACATGTAGAGGGGTTTGCCAAGGAGTGTGCGGTTGTAACGCACTATCGATTAAAGGCTTCCCCCGATGGTAAAGGAGTAGTAGTTGATCCCGATGCCAAGTTGGAAGAGGAACTTATTATTCGCCCTACCTCTGAGACTATTATCTGGAGCACCTATAAAAACTGGATAAAATCCTACCGCGATTTGCCCATCCTATGCAATCAGTGGGCGAATGTGGTTCGTTGGGAGATGCGCACACGACTATTTCTACGTACCACAGAGTTTCTATGGCAAGAGGGTCATACTGCACATGCCCTTCAATCGGAAGCTATTGAAGAGACCAAAAAAATGATCGACATCTATGCGAATTTCGCAGAAAAATGGATGTCGATGCCCGTTATTAAGGGCGTAAAATCGGAGAGCGAACGCTTTGCAGGTGCCGTAGAAACATATACCATTGAGGCACTGATGCAAGATGGTAAGGCGCTTCAATCAGGTACATCTCACTTCCTTGGCCAAAATTTCGCAAAAGCTTTCGATGTTACCTATACCAGCAAAGAAGGGAAACTCGAGCATGTTTGGGCATCCTCTTGGGGCGTATCTACCCGCCTGATTGGTGCCTTAATCATGGCCCACTCCGACAACAACGGATTAATACTACCTCCCAAGTTAGCCCCAATCCAAGTGGTTATTGTCCCCATTTACAAAAGCGAAGAGGAACTTGCGATGATTTCGGAACGCGTAAGTGGAATAAAAGCCCAACTTATTTCAAAAGGTATTTCAGTTAAATACGACGACAGAGACAACCTTAAGCCAGGCTTTAAGTTTGCAGAATATGAGTTAAAAGGTGTTCCTATTCGCTTGGCAATGGGACCAAGGGATTATCAAAATAGCACCATTGAACTTGCCCGCAGAGACACCCTCACCAAGCAAGTAGTTTCGGTAGATGGAATTGCAGAAACGGTAGCCAACCTTCTGGAAGAAATTCAAGAAAACATTTATACCAAAGCCCTCCGCTTTAGAGCAGAAAACACAACTACTGTAGATAACTACGATGAGTTTAAAGAATTGCTCGACGATAAAGGCGGATTCTTCCTCGCACACTGGGATGGAACTGCTGAAACGGAACAGCGTATTAAAGAGGAAACAAAAGCCACCATTCGCTGCATTCCACTCGATGCACCCGAAGAAGAGGGTAAGTGTATGTATTCCGGAAAACCATCAAGCCGCAGGGTAATATTTGCCAGAGCGTACTAA
- a CDS encoding dipeptidyl-peptidase 3 family protein — translation MNKLILIALPIGMLLSSCAEKQQPSIMQSKVDAFAEVELKSDISALSPKEKELLVYLFDAATVMDDIYWEQAYGNKKELLDTCSDAGEKQFLEINYGPWERLNANNAFIPRFGAKPLGANYYPSNMTEQEFNTFEDSTKTSLYTIIKRGDDGKLLSIPYHVAYKYKIQKAADLINKAAKLAEDVGFKKYLELRAEALLTDEYYSSDMAWMDMKTNNIDFVVGPIENYEDARYNYKAAHEAFILIKDQEWTKKLARYASLLPKLQQLLPVEAKYKTEIPGSSSDLGVYDAVYYQGDCNAGSKTIAINLPNDARVQLEKGSRKLQLKNSMRYKFEKILEPIGKILITPDQQKNIKFDAFFENVMFHEVSHGLGIKNTINNKGNVRGALKEKYSTIEEAKADILGVYQVLQLTKMGEITNKDLMDNYVTFMAGIFRSVRFGAASAHGKANMLTFNYFKEKGAFTRDENSATYSVNFDKMTEAISSLGGLILTLQGNGDYEGTAQLIEKMSVIDPTLAADLNRINQAGIPTDIRFKQGKKVLGL, via the coding sequence ATGAATAAGCTAATTCTCATTGCTCTCCCAATAGGCATGCTGCTGTCCAGTTGTGCGGAGAAACAACAACCATCCATTATGCAAAGTAAAGTTGATGCATTTGCTGAAGTAGAACTCAAATCGGACATTTCAGCATTAAGCCCAAAAGAGAAAGAACTTCTAGTATATCTATTTGATGCCGCAACTGTAATGGACGACATCTACTGGGAGCAAGCGTATGGAAACAAGAAAGAATTATTGGATACCTGTAGCGATGCCGGAGAAAAACAATTCCTAGAAATTAACTATGGCCCTTGGGAAAGATTAAATGCCAACAATGCCTTTATTCCACGTTTCGGAGCAAAGCCGCTGGGGGCAAACTACTATCCTTCCAACATGACTGAGCAGGAGTTTAATACCTTTGAAGATTCAACAAAAACCTCTTTATACACGATTATCAAAAGAGGTGATGACGGAAAACTACTCTCTATCCCATACCACGTTGCCTATAAATACAAAATACAAAAAGCAGCAGATTTGATCAATAAAGCGGCCAAACTAGCTGAAGATGTAGGCTTTAAAAAATATCTCGAGTTGCGTGCCGAAGCCCTACTAACCGATGAGTACTACTCCAGCGATATGGCCTGGATGGACATGAAAACCAACAATATCGATTTTGTAGTAGGGCCCATTGAGAACTATGAGGACGCCCGTTACAACTACAAGGCTGCCCATGAGGCTTTTATTCTTATCAAGGATCAAGAGTGGACAAAGAAACTTGCCCGCTATGCATCTCTTCTGCCCAAGTTACAGCAACTACTGCCTGTCGAAGCCAAATACAAAACAGAAATCCCAGGTAGTTCAAGCGACCTTGGAGTATACGATGCAGTATATTATCAAGGCGATTGCAATGCGGGCAGCAAGACTATTGCCATTAATCTCCCCAACGATGCACGCGTTCAACTGGAAAAAGGAAGCCGCAAGTTGCAGCTCAAAAACTCGATGCGCTACAAATTTGAAAAGATATTAGAACCAATCGGTAAAATACTGATAACACCCGACCAACAAAAGAACATTAAGTTCGACGCATTCTTTGAAAACGTAATGTTTCATGAAGTTTCCCATGGACTAGGTATTAAAAACACTATAAACAACAAGGGCAATGTTCGCGGAGCTCTAAAGGAAAAGTATAGCACCATTGAGGAAGCAAAAGCCGATATTCTTGGAGTATATCAAGTTCTACAGCTTACAAAAATGGGAGAAATAACCAATAAAGACCTAATGGACAACTACGTGACATTTATGGCAGGTATCTTTAGGTCGGTAAGATTTGGTGCAGCCTCTGCGCATGGAAAAGCCAACATGCTTACCTTTAATTACTTTAAGGAAAAAGGCGCATTTACTCGTGACGAAAACAGCGCGACCTATTCGGTGAACTTCGATAAAATGACAGAGGCGATTAGCTCGTTGGGAGGCCTGATCCTTACCCTTCAGGGCAACGGTGATTATGAAGGAACAGCTCAACTCATTGAAAAGATGAGCGTAATTGATCCAACCCTTGCCGCTGACTTAAACCGAATAAATCAGGCTGGTATCCCAACTGATATCCGATTTAAGCAAGGAAAAAAAGTTTTAGGACTTTAA
- a CDS encoding SiaB family protein kinase has product MNLTFNFIKSVSNIYDEMIENGFSLVYLGEFSHEITKMFTQMAESDMEKNSEERSVQRKVYHVMVETLQNMNKHSDEIKDGNIGNGLFIIGKKQDTYYIITSNKVAEQHKEPLERALNQVNAATKEELNQMYRKQIREGKLSDKGGAGLGLIDIARKIGEPLNYQFLQLDESNYFFILKVEINAKKFGKEN; this is encoded by the coding sequence ATGAACTTGACCTTCAACTTTATTAAATCCGTCTCCAACATTTACGACGAAATGATTGAGAACGGTTTCTCATTAGTTTACCTAGGGGAGTTTAGCCACGAGATCACAAAGATGTTTACCCAAATGGCTGAATCGGACATGGAAAAGAACAGTGAGGAAAGATCAGTTCAACGGAAAGTATACCATGTTATGGTTGAGACCCTTCAAAACATGAATAAGCATTCCGATGAGATTAAAGACGGCAACATAGGTAACGGCCTTTTTATTATTGGTAAAAAACAAGATACCTACTACATAATAACATCCAACAAAGTAGCAGAGCAGCACAAAGAACCACTAGAAAGAGCTCTTAATCAAGTCAATGCAGCCACAAAGGAAGAGCTAAACCAAATGTATCGCAAGCAAATACGTGAAGGAAAACTATCTGACAAGGGTGGTGCTGGCCTAGGCTTAATCGACATTGCCCGGAAAATCGGAGAACCACTTAACTATCAATTCCTTCAACTAGATGAATCTAACTACTTTTTCATCTTGAAGGTGGAGATAAACGCCAAAAAGTTTGGTAAAGAAAACTAA
- a CDS encoding BamA/TamA family outer membrane protein, translating into MEEYFKILATALLWLLFPYLSLADNADTLRLRAGQTLVTAKGEKIIKVDTLVVMPDSVDFIVVNSGENKKNFFDKVGEKTENRRFLNQVYRRLVKSTEEATEPNREEVVSREEELSHYAGKPIRSIIYERQELFRVTKTDTAETSKRLKRIGNNLHVYTRRYILEKNTLLKKGDIFDPILVAENEQLLRSLSFISEARIWVFNTPSADSIDLCISTRDVWSKAFHLEVSDPEKGRVDLFDNNILGFGQEFQSSIYYNYTQNNNLGFKEIYTINNLWGKFINTTLSYQDAFDDRYISGSATRNFSATALKYAGGLSAIKRSRPYYSFDFDSTYIINSHTVDAWIGRTFVFNAKNKYASYRKQLALAARITRYGFTTTLPTDASYNLEFHKRTTTLGSISFSTQKFYQNRLVYGFGRTEDISQGLKLQLIGGYEVSKYTERTYVGATVSTGKLYAIGYNQIKVSFGSYLRNGNMEQGALRLDFNCFSNLWQLGIYRIRQFVNLNYTSGINQLYGEGESISLSGKDGVRGLSLPDINGNQRLNIAFETVLFTPYSPIDFKTALYAFADMGFIGQRHQSVFDGINYTGFGIGIRVRNENLVFRTLQIRLAFYPYLPVGAIPKYIDISGVTSSRFENFYPTPPTQIPLQ; encoded by the coding sequence ATGGAGGAATATTTCAAAATACTAGCAACTGCACTTTTGTGGTTGCTTTTTCCATATCTATCCCTTGCCGACAACGCAGACACACTGAGGCTAAGGGCGGGTCAAACCCTTGTGACTGCCAAAGGGGAGAAAATAATTAAAGTAGACACACTTGTGGTTATGCCCGATTCTGTCGATTTTATTGTAGTAAATAGCGGGGAAAACAAGAAGAATTTCTTCGATAAAGTTGGTGAAAAAACAGAAAATCGGAGGTTCTTAAACCAAGTTTATCGGCGTCTAGTTAAGAGCACAGAGGAAGCGACTGAACCAAACAGAGAGGAAGTAGTCAGCCGCGAGGAGGAGTTATCTCACTACGCAGGGAAGCCCATACGCTCAATAATCTATGAAAGACAGGAACTATTTAGAGTTACGAAAACCGACACGGCTGAAACAAGTAAAAGATTAAAACGCATCGGGAATAACCTCCATGTATACACACGACGTTACATACTAGAGAAGAACACTCTGCTTAAAAAAGGCGACATATTCGATCCAATTCTTGTCGCAGAAAACGAACAGTTGCTTCGCAGTTTATCCTTTATTTCCGAAGCTCGGATTTGGGTATTCAACACTCCATCGGCCGACTCCATTGACCTTTGTATTTCCACGCGGGATGTATGGAGCAAAGCATTCCACCTTGAAGTATCCGATCCAGAAAAAGGGAGAGTAGATTTGTTCGACAATAATATCCTCGGATTTGGGCAGGAATTCCAATCTTCGATCTACTACAACTACACCCAAAATAACAACCTCGGTTTTAAGGAAATATATACCATCAACAACCTTTGGGGTAAGTTTATCAATACAACATTGAGCTATCAGGATGCTTTCGACGACAGGTATATCTCCGGTTCTGCAACCAGAAATTTTTCGGCCACCGCACTTAAATATGCCGGAGGCTTAAGCGCAATTAAGCGATCCCGGCCTTACTATAGTTTTGACTTCGATTCGACCTACATTATAAATTCGCATACAGTAGATGCTTGGATTGGACGGACATTTGTATTTAACGCCAAAAATAAATATGCTTCCTACAGGAAACAATTGGCACTTGCAGCCAGAATTACCCGATATGGATTTACCACAACCTTACCAACAGACGCTAGCTACAACCTTGAATTCCATAAAAGAACAACTACTTTAGGCAGCATTTCTTTCTCCACACAGAAATTCTACCAAAATCGACTGGTATATGGATTTGGACGTACCGAAGACATTTCGCAAGGTCTAAAATTGCAACTCATAGGTGGTTATGAAGTTAGCAAATATACTGAACGAACCTATGTAGGAGCAACCGTAAGCACAGGAAAACTATATGCCATCGGCTATAACCAAATTAAAGTGAGTTTTGGCTCATATTTACGAAACGGGAATATGGAACAAGGAGCCCTAAGGCTTGACTTTAACTGTTTTTCGAACCTCTGGCAACTTGGTATTTACCGTATAAGGCAATTTGTTAACCTAAATTACACATCGGGAATTAATCAACTGTATGGTGAGGGAGAGTCTATTTCACTAAGCGGAAAGGATGGCGTCAGGGGATTAAGCCTTCCAGATATCAATGGTAATCAACGGCTTAATATTGCTTTTGAAACAGTCTTATTTACACCTTATTCACCTATCGATTTCAAAACAGCGTTATATGCCTTTGCTGATATGGGATTTATCGGACAAAGGCATCAATCTGTATTTGATGGAATAAACTATACCGGATTTGGAATTGGTATTCGGGTTCGAAATGAAAACCTAGTATTTCGCACGCTGCAAATACGATTGGCGTTCTATCCATATTTACCCGTTGGAGCAATTCCTAAATACATTGACATATCTGGGGTAACTTCCTCACGCTTCGAGAACTTCTACCCAACTCCGCCAACTCAAATACCGTTGCAATAA